The sequence below is a genomic window from Oreochromis aureus strain Israel breed Guangdong linkage group 12, ZZ_aureus, whole genome shotgun sequence.
CATTAAGAAACTCCCATCCGTTAGTACTGgtaattactttttattttctcatttactGTACTGAGAAGATTTCCAAATAGATAAACAGCCCGATTGTCTGAAGATAAGCACTTAATGACTTTGCAAGTAAAACTTGCAAGGAAGCCATTAATATTTCAGGTTTTCAATAAAATGTTCTTCTCCCGATGAGTTGATGCCAGCATTACAAGACATTTACAGTAGGGctggcatttttaaaaaaaaaaataaaaatagaatgattaataacTTCACAACAACTTTTGCCATTTTGCTAAACCATCCTAAAAAGCTTTAGCATGTCACTgccaaaataattaaaaaacaaaagatagcAGGGCATCAATACAGAAAACTATATCAGCCTTAAACAATAGCATAACAATATATGTTTAGCTGAcctgtttttgttattataaaataatttcaataatGTCCTCCTAAAAGTCctccacattttatttatgaagcTGATATTAATGAAAAAGCATGTCTTCCATCCTGGCAGCACAGCATCAATAAAACATTCAAAGAAACATTTAGATTCACTCAAACAGTTTATGATGGGTGCTGCTAAAACTTTGAAGCAGCACTGTGGGTTTCATTCTTTGTGGAAGAGTTTTTACAAGACTGAGACTGTAAACCATGGTTTTATAAATTGATGAGCTCACTGACATCTTGCAGATGTGCGTCAGGGAGAGGTGCTTGTCATGCAAAAGACAGTGGGATACTTAAATTAGGTAGCGTTAAACACCAGTGGTCATCATCAGCTTGTCTGCTGGAAATAAAGAGATACTTTGATGCATTTAGTTTATGCAAagttcattaaaaatgttttataaaatCACAGAGCGTTTCTTTTAATTATGGTGTGCATTTTGATGTTGTGtcccacacaaaaaaaacagcatgtgtctgtttgtgttaaCTCCTTATGAAGCTTTTTCCTCCCCTGTCTTCACAGTTTTAGCAGGATGTCAGAGGCAGCTACTGAGTGCCAGCGGTTCAGCTTACTCAGGTGTCTCACAGACTGCACCAAGGAATCTACCTGtcaggacttttgcagctgtcaaGTGAGTTTACAAACCTTTAAAGCTGTTCACCCAGAAATGATTTTCTGGCtctaaaggtgttttttttctgcttgactCACCCCCTTTTTCCCCATTCTGAGCAGTTTTCTGGTTAGTGCCTTTCCATACGAACCATAAAAGTGAGAGAAATTAGATGCTGACCTGGTGACTCCGACATTTCTCAGGTTAACATCTCCCCTCCTGATTGCCAGGGCactaaagaaagacaaaaaagacaaCGCAGAAAAGGAGGTGAAGAAAGAGAAGAGGGTCATCGATGACAAAAACAGACATAAGCCTTTCAGTAAAACGGCATGGGCGCCTGTGGATGACGTGTATGTTATGAGGTACTACCCACGGACTCTGTATGACCCAGCGGAGGCGATTGACATGCTGAAGAAATTCCAGGCATTAGACTTCACTCCCCACAATCAGCCGGTTTACATAGATCTAAAGCTGGACATGAAGCTGGAGAAGAAGGTAATAatgacaaaaacactgaaactcATGTTGACTGAATGGATTTCTAAGATCTGAAGAGCTCTTTGTGTAAGTGTAGAGAATTCAGAGGAACGAGGGATGGCATGCAGTTAAAGTACTTGGTTATATTCACCTTAAGCATTTAACCAAGGCACAAAGACAACGACGGCTAACTTTGGTACtggggagggtttttttttaattgtgtacTCTGCCAGGTGGAAGTGAATAGTGAAGTGTTTTTCATTAATATGTTGGACAAGAAGGCAGCAGACATTATAACTGctataaacataaacaaacacaaaaatacagcCATCTCAAATTACCAGCCAATGAACACAGCAGCTGCATCATGTGCTATAAATTCTCCAGAACAGAATTGGTTCAGTTTCAAAGAAATTTCAGTGCAAGCATATTGACAAAGTGAGCTGTTTTTCTGTTCAATCctgtggatgttactttgacattTACCACGTATGTTAACATTGCTGGAGCCCAGTCTTCTGAGCACAGCAATGTTTGGACACACCTGCACGTAAAGGTGATTCATATCATGGCTTCACACTGCTCCCTGCTTTTCTGACTTTGTTGCTATTCACACATTGGTTCCATCAAACCCTTTTAGTGTCCCAGAAACCACTGGCTGCTTTTCCTTTTATCATCAAGCTGGAACCTCAGAATAGAAAAGAACATCCTGATGAGGGTTGATCATctgccagtgtgtgtgtttgtgcgtatttgtgtgtgtgcagaagacAAATTTTAGCAGTCACACTTGGCAGACTTATTTGGATTTATTTGGTGCTTTCCCATTCTGGCTGTCACTGTCACGCCTCGCTTCCACCAATCTGAGGGTTATTCATGACATCAATCTTTGCAGCACAAGCAGTTTCAGTTAATCTGCTGAAAACAGCGCGACACAGAGGAATAAAAGCCTCACAAGTGCTTCTTTTCGTTCTTTCTTACACATCGCAGGgctgcagagctgctgctgtgctgtccAGAAGGTCCACGGGAGACAAACCCTGTCTTACTCTCAGCTGTCTGTCACTGCAGAACTAATGTTCCCATGCATTATGAATTATGAACTCTCTAgagaaatgaaaatttaaagtgGTGGCTGAATAGCTTTAATGCTTGATTATGTAGGCCTGCTCTGTGATTGACATCCTCGCTTTTCCTTAtttgtttccagatttttttgctcttttcctgCAGCATACCCGGTGTTGTTACTCATAATAAATTACTCTGTTTTTCCTCCTTGCAGAAAAAAGTCGACCCCTTCGTCAGCACTGTGCACTTACCGCACACCTTCAAGGCAGAGATGAACAgagttttagtttttacagaggtaaaaacttttattttagccTCACTGAATCTTCATTTCGTAGccatttgtgtgtctgttgttgatgaattgttttaattttgtcgGTGCATGATTCagatgtgcagcagcagcacctttTATTTGTCTCCCTGTTTGTCTGTAATAAATCTGCTTCGGTCGTGGCTGCTTTTTATCGCAGAACCCGACGAGCAGGGTTTGATTAATATTCCTGTCAAGCTGCGCAGGCCGTGGGTTGTAACTTAGATGAGCGTGTTAACGGCCATAATGAATGACATCGTTGGGGTCTGCCAGACATTGACACACCCAAATCAGATTTAAATGGGCGCGGGTGTCTTTGGTTGTGTCTCTGCAGGATGCTAATCAAGCCACAGTTGCTCGGGAGAACGgagctgtgtttgctggaggAGTGGAGCTCATACAGCCGGTGAGTTGGTTAAACTGAGCTAAACGGCACATCCCGTAAGGTCAGATCGAGTTTACCGGGAGAACCTCTatggaaaactgaaaaaagtattacttttctgtttctctccaaATTTCTGTGCTGTTTACTTGTTTGTGAAGCAAActgttaaattattaaaaaaactcCCATGAAGAAaactaaaaatgataaaatgtccagtCACATGCTGAATAATTGCAGAGATTTTGGGTTATCTGTTGGCTGGTTAGCAGAAAAAAGAGGCAAATTTATTGATGTAGTTCTTCTCAAGGGCAAGAGTTACCAAGTGTACAATagaatagattaaaaaaaataaaagagagccCCACAGGATGCTTGAATTGAaagcaattaaaaataaatgtaaaaatgctaCTTTGATTAGAAGCAGTAATTACTATAAAAAACATCCCCGTTGGAAATTCCACTGGAGCCAAAACTGCTCCTACTAGGTGCATATGCAAaagaacataactgtaataaaatgaagaaaaattaaTGAACCTCAGTCTCCAAATTACCAAAAACCTAACAGTGCTGTTTGGGGGAAAGGGAAAAACTACTTTATTTATACTTATTTATCAATAAGGAGAGCTGcatgtatgtttttatttatttttgatattctttaaattttaataataattgaTGAGAAAAGAACTGTGTGCTACTTCAGGTGCTCCTTTATTCACACGAGGCTGCCACTGCAGGTCgaccacatgtttgatttggtggATGTTTACGTCAAATGCCTTTTCTGACACACAAAGGGATTTGAGAACACTGgaatttaaagcattttttaaaaacacacaaattttttttttaaagtactaCATGCATTTAGAGCGCAAAAGTCCATATCACATGTCCATGAAAACAGATTTGTACAGTGGTTAACTGACTTTTTAAAGAATCGACAACACATCTTTTGCAGGCAGGCAGTCCACAGGTCAGACATCACAAAATCTCAGTCTCCACGGGTCCACGTGAGAAAGCTAAAAAGTGATGGCGATTTCAGTTTATGCACAGAGCTTATGGTAACAGTAATGAGACAACAGGAGACCACCAGTATAGCAGCAGATTTGGGTAGAGAAACACCAAAACCTGCAGGAGTCTTAATGTTTAAACTAATTTGATGTCATgtggttttcttcttttttttttttaagatcttGGATGATGAGATTTCAGCAGACTTCTATGTGGCGGTTCCCGACATCCTGCCGAAGCTCGtaccactgaaaaacaaactgaggaAGAAGTTTCCAAAGAGCAAGAGAGGTGAGCTGCAGGTTAAGAGTTATTTTTACCTTCAGCCGTGTTGAAGGTTAAGGTGGACCTGCTCATTTTCagcaccttttctttttttttaattggttgtCTGCtatagttcaaaataatccttatttatcatATACTAGTGCTTAATGCTGCATCTCAGTCCAACCTCTGAAAGAAGCTGTTTGAGCTCCTTACCGTTTAACTGTCCTGCTGATTGGTTGTTTCTTGGCTCGAGGTGACCAAATTAGGAATTTGTGCTCTCACTGTCTTCATAAAGAACCAAGAGTAGAAAGAACTGTGTATTTCAAGCAGTCTGAAACCTGAAGAGCTTTTAGCTCAGGGTATTTATACACATTCACTGATATGAGCATCCACCATTCTAACATTATATGAATATCTGAATGAACATCGGGAAAAATTAAATGTCTGAAGAGTTACTGGAATTTTAATGCCTACTTTTATTCAACAAAGTAAAGGCTGATGATATCagtctttgatgatgatgacaggAAATTCTATTATTTCTAATTCATACTTAAAAATTCTGTTGTGTCTTCagtgacattttatttttagttcagATGTTTCACATTCAGCAGTTGATGGTTTTAATCCAGTGTCACTCACAACCTGTGAAGACGACAGCCATAACTGGATGTCTAAAGTGTGAATGCGTTACGAGATAATGAGTGCTGATCACTTATTCTCTCTCACGTTTTCTCCCTTTACTCTCAGGCTCAGTCGGCATCAACGTTCCCAAGATGTTGGAGCTATTTAAAACGGGTCATGAGTACATGGTGGAGAGCGACTGCTATGTTAGGACCCAGATAGCTACGGTACGTCATAACAAACCTGTACATGCAGTGTGCATTGATGGGAGgagctgtgtgaatgtgtgcaaaaCCAACAGAGGAAGTTTTTAGCGATGAGGCAGTTTTAAGTTTTGCAAGTTTTAGTGCtcaaagcaaaggaaaaaaaaaaggtcctgATTAAAAAAGCATAAATTCCCACAAGGATGGAGACATAAAATCGATGCGCCCTGAGGAAGGTTGAGGGAAATGTTGGAGTGTGTTTAGGGAGGAAatgctttatgtgtgtgtgtgtgtttgcttctactgggtacatttttaaataaaacagtagTATCAGCTGGTTACAGGCTTGGTGTTTTCCTGttctatatatttttatcacatCTGCATGAAT
It includes:
- the mrpl1 gene encoding 39S ribosomal protein L1, mitochondrial isoform X1, with protein sequence MATCTRTVWKVLAGCQRQLLSASGSAYSGVSQTAPRNLPVRTFAAVKLTSPLLIARALKKDKKDNAEKEVKKEKRVIDDKNRHKPFSKTAWAPVDDVYVMRYYPRTLYDPAEAIDMLKKFQALDFTPHNQPVYIDLKLDMKLEKKKKVDPFVSTVHLPHTFKAEMNRVLVFTEDANQATVARENGAVFAGGVELIQPILDDEISADFYVAVPDILPKLVPLKNKLRKKFPKSKRGSVGINVPKMLELFKTGHEYMVESDCYVRTQIATLDMPSEHIFANLQTILVDVCSHRPASLGPFIERAIIASHTSEAVWFKSEDVLPKSPEKEE
- the mrpl1 gene encoding 39S ribosomal protein L1, mitochondrial isoform X2, with amino-acid sequence MTNENVQLSDGCQVSYIFIYVFFGFRICTRTKTFPFFQLTFDRFRGGTIYFLPLFSHGQARFPDMATCTRTVWKVLAGCQRQLLSASGSAYSGVSQTAPRNLPVRTFAAVKALKKDKKDNAEKEVKKEKRVIDDKNRHKPFSKTAWAPVDDVYVMRYYPRTLYDPAEAIDMLKKFQALDFTPHNQPVYIDLKLDMKLEKKKKVDPFVSTVHLPHTFKAEMNRVLVFTEDANQATVARENGAVFAGGVELIQPILDDEISADFYVAVPDILPKLVPLKNKLRKKFPKSKRGSVGINVPKMLELFKTGHEYMVESDCYVRTQIATLDMPSEHIFANLQTILVDVCSHRPASLGPFIERAIIASHTSEAVWFKSEDVLPKSPEKEE